The genome window ATGGACGGCAACCCCCGCTTGCGGCCGGCACTCGACGGCATCCCCACCTACCGGCCGGGCCGGCCGGCCGCGGCCCGCGACGGCGCCCCGGCGTACAAGCTGTCGTCCAACGAGAACCCCTACCCGCCGCTCCCCTCGGTGCTGGCCGCGGTCCGGGACGGTGCCGAGACCTTCAACCGCTACCCCGACATGTTCGCGACCGCTCTGACGGCGGCGATCGCCGACCGCTTCGGGGTGCCCGTCAGCCACGTCACGACCGGCACCGGGTCGGTCGGCGTGCTGCAGCAGGTGGTGCAGTCCACGGCGACCGAGGGCGACGAGGTGGTCCACGCGTGGCGGTCCTTCGAGGCCTACCCGATCGTCGTCCAGGTCTCCGGTGCGACCTCCGTCCGGGTGCCGCTGCGTGCCGACGAGCACCACGACCTCGACGCGATGGCCGACGCGGTGACCGACCGCACCCGGCTGGTCCTCGTCTGCTCGCCCAACAACCCGACCGGCACCGCCGTCCAGCGGGCCGAGCTCGAGCGCTTCCTCGACCGCGTCCCGGCGCACCTGCTCGTCGTCGTCGACGAG of Actinomycetes bacterium contains these proteins:
- a CDS encoding histidinol-phosphate transaminase → MDGNPRLRPALDGIPTYRPGRPAAARDGAPAYKLSSNENPYPPLPSVLAAVRDGAETFNRYPDMFATALTAAIADRFGVPVSHVTTGTGSVGVLQQVVQSTATEGDEVVHAWRSFEAYPIVVQVSGATSVRVPLRADEHHDLDAMADAVTDRTRLVLVCSPNNPTGTAVQRAELERFLDRVPAHLLVVVDEAYREFVRDPEVPDAIDVYRDRPNVAVLRTFSKAYGLAGLRVGFAVAHEPVADALRKTAVP